Proteins encoded by one window of Nitrospinota bacterium:
- the selB gene encoding selenocysteine-specific translation elongation factor: MKQIILGTAGHIDHGKTELIKALTGIDTDRLKEEKERGITIDLGFAFMKSSNRVNIGIIDVPGHERFVKNMLAGAGGIDLVLLVIAADEGVMPQTREHLAICQLLKIKSGLVALTKTDLIDNEWLQLMKEDVASFLKGTLLEGRPIIPVSSLTGEGIPELKIKIEELANEIEAKKTDGPFRLPIDRVFTMKGFGTVITGTVVSGKVNVEDKIEVLPKGIQGKIRGIQIHNQSSLEAIAGQRSAINIQGVDKTDIKRGDVLAHVGQLKSSLLYDATFFLLPDSPHPLKNRQKIRFHLGSGEIMAVIILLDKEELKPGEEAYVQIKLEKPVVALSGDYYVIRSYSPMITVGGGEILNANPKKYKRFDPKTLEKLKRLKEGSFEDIVEFHVFNSGLDGMSLENLYLILPLEKNKIKESIEILINKQIINTEDNKHFIHKDNLLKLKDTLIKELESFHKKFPLRPGISKEELRNKMSLINDKTYSFLINLLMSQNLIVLEKDKIRLSSFSRRLEKDQEELKKKIEKEYLLSGFKPPNPQDLFNKFSIDNKRFLELVSLLLEEGHLIKIKEQIFFHKENLSKAEDLLKDFLKKNKEITAAQFRDLLGISRKHAIPLLEYFDAKKLTLRVGDKRVFRSKL; this comes from the coding sequence CAGATTGAAAGAAGAAAAAGAGAGGGGCATTACTATAGACCTAGGATTTGCCTTTATGAAGTCAAGCAATAGGGTCAATATCGGTATCATTGATGTCCCAGGGCATGAAAGGTTCGTAAAAAACATGCTGGCCGGGGCCGGAGGGATTGATCTTGTCCTATTAGTTATAGCTGCTGATGAAGGAGTTATGCCTCAAACCAGAGAACATCTGGCAATATGTCAGCTTCTCAAGATAAAAAGCGGCCTCGTTGCATTGACAAAAACTGACCTAATAGATAATGAATGGCTTCAACTGATGAAGGAAGATGTCGCATCTTTTTTAAAAGGAACTCTTTTAGAAGGCAGACCCATCATCCCTGTATCTTCCTTAACTGGCGAAGGAATTCCAGAATTAAAAATCAAGATAGAGGAATTGGCCAATGAAATTGAAGCAAAAAAAACAGACGGTCCTTTCAGGCTTCCTATAGACAGGGTATTTACGATGAAAGGATTTGGTACGGTTATCACAGGAACCGTTGTATCAGGCAAAGTAAATGTAGAGGATAAAATCGAAGTGCTTCCAAAGGGCATTCAGGGAAAGATAAGGGGAATACAGATTCATAATCAATCAAGCTTAGAGGCTATAGCAGGTCAGAGAAGCGCCATTAATATACAAGGTGTTGATAAAACTGATATTAAAAGAGGGGATGTTCTGGCCCATGTGGGTCAACTCAAGTCCTCCCTTCTCTACGATGCTACCTTTTTTCTCCTTCCAGATTCCCCGCATCCCTTAAAGAACCGACAAAAGATTCGCTTTCATCTGGGAAGCGGTGAAATCATGGCCGTTATTATTCTTTTAGATAAAGAGGAGCTTAAACCTGGAGAAGAAGCCTATGTTCAGATAAAACTTGAAAAGCCGGTTGTTGCTCTTTCAGGAGACTATTATGTTATCAGGAGCTATTCCCCGATGATTACTGTTGGAGGCGGTGAGATATTAAATGCCAACCCGAAAAAGTACAAAAGGTTTGACCCAAAGACTCTTGAGAAGCTAAAGAGATTAAAGGAAGGATCCTTTGAGGATATTGTTGAATTTCATGTTTTTAATTCTGGTTTGGACGGAATGAGCCTTGAGAATCTCTATCTTATTCTCCCATTAGAAAAAAATAAAATAAAGGAATCTATCGAGATATTAATCAACAAACAGATTATTAATACAGAAGATAATAAACATTTTATCCATAAAGATAATCTTTTAAAACTGAAGGATACACTAATAAAAGAATTAGAATCCTTTCATAAAAAGTTTCCCTTAAGACCGGGGATATCTAAAGAAGAATTAAGAAATAAGATGTCCCTCATAAATGATAAGACCTATTCTTTTCTGATAAATCTTCTGATGTCTCAAAATCTCATCGTACTAGAAAAAGACAAGATACGACTCTCATCTTTCAGTAGAAGGTTGGAAAAAGACCAAGAAGAACTAAAGAAAAAGATTGAAAAGGAATATCTCTTATCTGGTTTCAAACCCCCTAATCCTCAAGATTTATTCAATAAGTTCTCCATAGATAACAAAAGGTTTTTGGAATTAGTCTCTTTATTATTGGAGGAAGGTCATTTAATTAAGATTAAGGAACAAATATTTTTTCATAAAGAAAATTTGTCGAAGGCAGAGGATTTGCTGAAAGATTTTCTTAAAAAAAACAAAGAAATCACCGCTGCCCAATTCAGAGACCTATTAGGGATATCGAGAAAACATGCCATACCGCTTTTAGAATATTTTGATGCAAAGAAATTGACTTTAAGGGTAGGCGACAAAAGAGTTTTTAGGAGTAAATTATAG